In Micromonospora ferruginea, the sequence ACCACGACGGTCTCCTGGTCCTCCGGGACGAAGCCGGCGGCGCGCAGCCGGTCGGCCAGGTCGGCCGGCTCGTCGTGCCCGGCGAGCTTCCACTCGACCGCCTCGCCCCGGGCCCGGAAGACCTCGACCTGCCGGGCGATCAGCGCGTCCAGCTCGGCGCCGGCCAGGCCGTCCAGCGTCCGGTAGGTGAGGAATCCGCGCTGGTCCAGGCCGAGCACGCGGAACAGCGGGCCGTCCCGCTCGATGGTCACCCCGGCCGGCACCGGGTTCGGCAGCTCCGGGCGGATCTGGCTGTCGTAGGCCTCGCGCAGGGCGCGCGCGTCAAGATCGGTCATCCCCTCAGGCTAGGCGGGAGGCCAAGCGGATAATCGGTGCCGTGTGGGAGTCGATCAGGCGCTGGTTCGACCCGCGGGAGCTGCGCTCGGTCGGCACCCCGCCGGACTACCGTTTCTCGCTGGCCAACGAGCGGACGTTCCTGGCCTGGCTGCGGACCGGGCTGGCACTGGTCGCGGGCGGGCTGGCCGCCGCCCAGTTCCTGCCCCCGCTCCCGCTGGCCCACTTGCGCGAAGGGCTCGCCGTCGGGCTGCTGCTGCTCGGCGCCACCGTGTCGATCCGGGCGGTGGACCACTGGGCCCGCACCGAACGCGCGATCCGGCTGGGCGAGGAGCTGCCGGCGTCCCGGTTCCCGGCCGTGCTGGCGCTGATCGTCGCGCTCGGCGCGCTGGTCCTGGTCGCCGCCGTGCTCCTGCGGGGGACCCCGTGACCGGTGACCCCGGGCTGCCCGCCGAACGCACCCGGCTGGCCTGGCGACGCACCCTGCTCACCCTGACCGTGGTGCTGCTGCTCCAGCTCCGCCCGGCGTTCACCGGACGGGTCGTGGACGCGGCGCTGGCCGGGGTCGCGATCCTGGTCTGGCTGGTCGTGCTCGCCGTCGCCTGGCGACGCGCCACCGGGTCCCCCCCGCGCCGGCTCGGGCGGGTCGCGATGCCGCTGACCGCGCTCGGCGCCGCCGCCCTGGCGCTGCTCGGCGTGGCGCACGTGCTCGGCAGGGTGCACTGACCGCACCCGGTGCGCCATCATGGGGCATGGCCCGCCTCTACGTACTGCTGTTCCTGATCCAGGTCGTGCTCGCCGTCTGCGCGCTGATCAGCTGCCTCTCCGCCGAGGACGAGCAGGTCAAGGTGCTACCCCGGCTGGCCTGGGTGCTGGTCATCCTGTTCTTCCCGCTGGTCGGCTCGATCGCCTGGTTCGTGGCCGGCCGGGAGCGCCCGGACGGGGTGCTCGGCGCCACCGGAGCGACCGGCTCCGCCGCCCCGGCCCGCCGCCCGGTCGCCCCGGACGACGACCCGGACTTCCTCGCCTCGCTCGACAAGCGCTCCCGCGACGAGGACCGCGAGCGCCTGCAACGCTGGGAGGACGACCTGCGCCGCCGCGAGGAGGAGCTGCGCGACCGGCCCGACGACCGGGACCGCCCGGAGGTCTGAACGGGCCGTGCGGCGTCGCGGTCAGGCCAGGTTCGACGACCGGGGGTACGCGTCGGTCGGGTCGGTCAGCACGTTGACCAGGTACGGCACGCCGGCGTCGAACGCGCGGCCGAGCGCCGGGCCGAGGTCGGCGGCCTTCTCCACCGTCTCGCCCGCGCCGCCGAGCGCCTCGACCACCCGGTCGTAGCGCAGGCCGGGCTGGAGGTCGGCGGCCACGTCGTAGCCGTACATGGCGCGCATCGGGTGCTTCTCCAGCCCCCAGATGCCGTTGTTGCCGACCACGATCACCACCGGCAGCTTCTGCCGGGCCAGCGACTCCACGTCCATCAGCGAGAAGCCGGCCGCGCCGTCGCCCATCAGCACGCAGATCTGCCGGTCCGGGTGGCTGACCCGGGCGCCCATCGCGTAGCCCATGCCGGTGCCGAGGCAGCCGTACGGGCCGGGGTCGAGCCAGGTGCCGGGCTGGGCGGGTTCCAGGTACTTACCGGCGTACGAGACGAAGTCGCCGCCGTCGCCGATGGTGATGGCGTCCGGGGCGAGCACCTTGCGCAGCTCGCCGTAGACCCGGGCGGGCCGGATCGGGTCGGTCTCCGCGCCCATCTCCTCGGCGTCGCGGGCCTTCGCCGCGTCCTCGGCGGTGCGCAGCTCGGCGATCCAGCCGGCGTGGTCGGCCCGGTCGCCGGCGTGCTCGGCGAACCCGCCGAGGATCAGCCGCAGGTCGCCGGCGGGCGCGGCGGCCGGCTGCACGTGCCCGGCGCGCTGGCTGGGCGCGTCCACCACGTGCACGACCTTGGCGTCGCCGAAGTCGCCGAAGGAGAGCCGGAAGTCCAGCGGCGTGCCGATCACCACCACCACGTCGGCGCCCTTGAGCGCGACGCGGCGGGCCTTGGCGAACGCGAGCGGGTGCGTCGGCGGCAGCGCGCCCCGGCCCATCCCGTTGGTGAACACCGGCACCTGGAGGGACTCGGCGGCGGCGCGCAGGGCGTCGACGGCGTCCCCGGCGTACACGTCGGAGCCGGCGATGACCACCGGCCGGGACGCGCCGGCGATCAGGCGGGCCGCCTTCGCCACCTCGTCCGGGTCGGGTTCGATCGGGGCGGGCGGGGTGACCGCCGGCAGGTCGGCGTCGCCGACCGAGAAGACCGCCTCCAGCGGGAAGTCCAGGAAGACCGGACCGCGGTGCGGGGTGAGCGCGGTGGTCAGCGCCGCGGAGACGGCCCGCGGGATGTCGTCGGCGCTGAACACCGTCTCGGCGTGCTTGGTCACCGGCGCGACCAGCGGAAGGTGGTCCATCTCCTGGAGGCTGCCGGAGCCCCAGCGGAACTGCGGGGCCCGGCCGCCCATCACCAGCACCGGCGAGGCGTTGAAGAACGCGCTGGTCAGCCCGGAGACGCCGTTGGTGACGCCGGGGCCGGCGGTGAGCACGGCCAGGCCGGGGCGGCGCTGGAGCTTGGCCACCGCCTCGGCGGCGAACACGGCGGACTGCTCGTGCCGGACGTCGTAGAGCGGGAAGCCGGCCTTGTGCGCCGCGTCGTAGAGCGGGAAGACGTGCCCGCCGGACAGGGTGAACATCTCCCGTACGCCGTGCGCGCGCAGCGCCGCCAGCGCCAGCTCGCCGCCGTGC encodes:
- a CDS encoding YidH family protein yields the protein MWESIRRWFDPRELRSVGTPPDYRFSLANERTFLAWLRTGLALVAGGLAAAQFLPPLPLAHLREGLAVGLLLLGATVSIRAVDHWARTERAIRLGEELPASRFPAVLALIVALGALVLVAAVLLRGTP
- a CDS encoding DUF202 domain-containing protein; protein product: MTGDPGLPAERTRLAWRRTLLTLTVVLLLQLRPAFTGRVVDAALAGVAILVWLVVLAVAWRRATGSPPRRLGRVAMPLTALGAAALALLGVAHVLGRVH
- a CDS encoding PLD nuclease N-terminal domain-containing protein, coding for MARLYVLLFLIQVVLAVCALISCLSAEDEQVKVLPRLAWVLVILFFPLVGSIAWFVAGRERPDGVLGATGATGSAAPARRPVAPDDDPDFLASLDKRSRDEDRERLQRWEDDLRRREEELRDRPDDRDRPEV
- a CDS encoding acetolactate synthase codes for the protein MTEHVEGHGGELALAALRAHGVREMFTLSGGHVFPLYDAAHKAGFPLYDVRHEQSAVFAAEAVAKLQRRPGLAVLTAGPGVTNGVSGLTSAFFNASPVLVMGGRAPQFRWGSGSLQEMDHLPLVAPVTKHAETVFSADDIPRAVSAALTTALTPHRGPVFLDFPLEAVFSVGDADLPAVTPPAPIEPDPDEVAKAARLIAGASRPVVIAGSDVYAGDAVDALRAAAESLQVPVFTNGMGRGALPPTHPLAFAKARRVALKGADVVVVIGTPLDFRLSFGDFGDAKVVHVVDAPSQRAGHVQPAAAPAGDLRLILGGFAEHAGDRADHAGWIAELRTAEDAAKARDAEEMGAETDPIRPARVYGELRKVLAPDAITIGDGGDFVSYAGKYLEPAQPGTWLDPGPYGCLGTGMGYAMGARVSHPDRQICVLMGDGAAGFSLMDVESLARQKLPVVIVVGNNGIWGLEKHPMRAMYGYDVAADLQPGLRYDRVVEALGGAGETVEKAADLGPALGRAFDAGVPYLVNVLTDPTDAYPRSSNLA